The window GCTCGAAAAAATCCGCGAGCAAGTCCAGAACGTCGAGTAAGAAGGGAGCGTAGGCGTCCTCGCCCACCATCAATCCAAGCACGCCCCCCCCAGGACAATCATTCATTCTTCAATCATCCACTTATTCATTCCAAGTGTCCTTCCTCGATCCAGCCCAAACATCGCTGAAAATTTGCGGCGTCACCATTGCCAAGGACGCGGAGCGTTTGATCGAGCTGGGTGTGGAAGCACTGGGGGTCAATTTCTGGTCACAATCAAAACGCTACATCAACCCGGAAATTGCAGCTTCCTTCCTGAAATCATCCAAGGGGAAAATCATCCGTGTCGGGGTCTTTGTCAATGCCTTCCCTGACATCCCGCGGCAACTACTGGAGGATGACTTGATCGACATTGCCCAGTTCCACGGAGATGAATCACCGGAGTATTGCGCCCCCTTTGCCGATGCCTCATTACCTTTTATCAAGGCAATTGGTGTAAAGAACAAGAATTCGTTAGAGAAAATCACCGACTACCGGGCCACTGCCATCTTGTTAGACACCCCTGCCCCGGGTGTTTATGGTGGCACGGGTGAAAAATTCGATTGGACACACGCACAAACCTTCATCACCGAGCATCCGGAGACCCCCATCCTGTTGGCCGGTGGTATCAATCCCGACAATGCCGCCGATGCCATCCGACAAGTCCACCCCGCAGCACTCGACATCGCCTCCGGCGCCGAACTTTCCCCGGGCATCAAGGACTTCAAAAAAGTTCAAGCCCTCCTGGCTGCCACCCGACTCCCGATTCCCGACTCCTGCCCCCCATGAACCTCATCTACATCTTCCTCGGCGGTGGACTTGGTGCCCTTTCCCGGTTCGGACTGTCTTCAGGCATTCAGTCGCTTGCAGAACACACCCGGCTGCACCGGTTCCCGATAGGTATTTTCGCCTGCAACCTCCTCGGCAGCTTTCTCATCGGCTGCCTCTTTGGATACATCGCTTCCAAGGGGAACGAACATCCCACCTGGCTTCATCCACTGGCCGTCACCGGTTTCCTTGGTGCATTCACTACCTTTTCAACCTTCGCTCTCGACACCCATAAACTGTTTTCCGCATCCCCCGCCCTGGCCATGCTCAACATCATCGCCTCCGTCATCGGCACCCTGCTCGCAGTTTGGCTGGGTTTTAAGCTCTGTGGCCAGTAAGCAGAGCCAGCTCGACATCTACCGCCAATGAAAACAACATAACAACCGCACGTTAGAACACGGAAAACCACCGGTTTTCACGCCCAGGCAGTTGTTGGGATAAAAGCTGGCACGGCAGTTGCTTATACAGGCGTAAGATGCACTCTGATAAGCTAAACGTATTCTCCGTCAAAGACCCGAGCATTCGAACCTTACATTTTACCTGGATCGCCTTCTTCCTCACTTTCCTAGTATGGTTTAACCACGCCCCCCTCGGAGCTGCGATCGTGGAGACATTTGATCTCTCCAAAGCCCAGTGGAAGGCACTATTGCTCCTCAATGTTGCTCTTACCATACCCGCCCGGATCATCATTGGTATACTCGTTGATAAGTTCGGACCACGGGTGACCTATACTTTCCTGATGGTTGCTTCCGGGGTGCTCTGTGCATTTTTCGCACTCGCACAAAGCTACGAACAGCTTGCTATGGCTCGCTTTCTGATGGGCTTTGTCGGTGCCGGTTTTGTCATTGGCATACGGATGGTCGGCGAGTGGTTTCCGGCTAAAAAAGTGGGCCTTGCAGAAGGTATCTACGGTGGCTGGGGCAACTTCGGTTCGGCTGCCGCTGCATTCAGTCTACCGTCACTTGCCCTCATCTATGGAGGCGAAAATGGGTGGCGCTACGCCCTGCTGACCACAGCCGCCATTATTTTTGTCTATGGCTTTATCTATTCTCGCTCTGTCCGGGACACCCCCAAAGGATCAACTTACTTCAAACCCAAAAAAACGGGTGGACTTGAGGTCAGCAGCAAAAGGGATTTCGTTTTCCTCCTGCTGATGACCATCCCGATGTATCTCGCACTGGCATTGCTCGCATGGAAACTTTCTCCGAGTGGCGTCAATCTCTTGAGTCAACCTACCGTCTACATCATCTATGGCTTCTTGGTCGTCCTCTATGCCTTTCAAACGTCACAGATCCATCGAGTCAACAAGGACATGCTGAAGGACGGAACTCCTGAGCTGTTTAGATATAAATTCAAGCAGGTTGCCATTCTCGACATCAACTACTTTGTCACCTTCGGCTCGGAGCTTGCCGTCGTCTCCATGCTCCCCATGTTCTTTATGGAGACATTCTCACTCAGCCCCGTGGTTGCTGGTTTAATGGCATCAGGTTTTGCCTTTATGAACCTAGCAGCCCGCCCAGCGGGTGGTCTCATCAGTGATAAAATCGGCCGTCGTAAAAGCATGCTCATTTTCATGTTAGGACTCGCTGCCGGCTACCTGCTTTTAAGTCAGATTTCCGGGACATGGCCACTCGCCGTCGCCGTGATCGCAACCATGGCCTGCTCGTTTTTTGTCCAGTCGGGCGAGGGCGCTGTGTTTGCCATGGTGCCACTGATCCAACGCCGCATGACTGGCCAGATCGCAGGTATGGCCGGAGCTTATGGCAATGTGGGTGCCGTGGTATTCCTAACCATCTTCTCATTCGTTGACGCCTCCACGTTCTTTCTGATCATCGCAGGATCCAGTACCGTATCATTCATCGCTACACTCTTTCTCGAAGAGCCCCACGGCCATACAGCTGAAGTCATGGAAGACGGCAGCGTTGAGTTCATTGAAGTTGCATAAGCCCACTAACACAAAACATCATGGTCACCTCAAAAATCAAAGAACGCATTGTTGTCATCGGCAATGGCATGGTCGGATACAAATTCTGTGAACGCCTTGCTGACAAAGATACCACCAAGGCATTCCAAATTGTTACATTCTGTGAAGAACCCAGAATCGCCTACGACCGCGTACACCTCTCGGATTACTTTGCTGGAAAATCGGCAGAAGACCTCAGTATGGCGGCCCTTGATTGGTACCAAGAGCGAGAGATCGAAATTCATGTTGGCGACAAAATCGTGTCCATCAACCGCGCGGCAAAAACAGTAACCTCCGCCAAGGGGCTTACAGTTGGCTACGACAAAATCGTCATGGCTACCGGCTCCGATGCCTTTGTCCCCCCTGTTCCCGGTGTCAATAAAGATGGGGTCTTCGTTTACCGAACCATTGAGGATCTGGAAGCGATCACTGCTTACGCCAAGCAAAGCAAGCGGTGTGCTGTGATTGGCGGCGGTCTGCTAGGTCTCGAAGCCGCCAAGGCCGCCCAGGATCTCGGTCTCAAAACTGAAGTTGTCGAGTTCGCTCCCCGACTGATGGCTCGCCAGGTCGACGCGGCAGGTGGCGCGATGCTCAAGGCGCTTATCGAGGAACGCAATATTGGTGTCAACCTCAGTAAAAACACCACCAATATCGCTGGTGACGACAAGGTCACTGCGATGGAGTTTGCCGATGGTACCACCCTGGACGTTGATATGATCATCGTTTCCGCCGGCATCAAACCCCGTGATGAACTCGCCCGTGATGCAGGCCTCGCCGTAGGCGGTCGTGGCGGCATCCAGGTGGACAAGCAGCTACTCACCACCGACCCCGACATCTATGCCATTGGGGAGTGTGCGCTGTTCAACGGCATGATCTACGGCCTCGTCGCCCCTGGCTATCAGATGGCGGATGTTGTCAGTGATCAAGTGCTGGGTAGATCAAACACATTTGAAGGTGCCGACATGTCGACCAAGCTCAAACTGTTAGGAACCGATGTCGCCAGCTTTGGTCAGATTGAAACCGGCGAGGGCGATGATTCCCGGGAAATTGTGATCAACGACCCCGTTGGCAAACATTACAAAAAACTGGTCATTTCCGCAGATGGCAAAAAACTGCTCGGCGGAATTCTGGTTGGCGATGCCTCGGCATACGGTGGTCTGCTGCAGATGTACCACAACGAGCTGGTCCTGCCACCCGAGCCGGTACGTCTGATCCTTCCTGCTGGTGAGGATGGCGGTGGCGCGGCCATGGGCCCAGCGGATATCCCGAGCTCAGCTCAGATCTGTTCTTGTGAGGCAGTCACCAAAGGTGAGCTTTGCAAGGCGATCGACAACGGAGCATGCACCGTTGGCGATTTAAAAGCCTGCACGAAAGCGGGAACCGGATGCGGCGGCTGCGTTCCTTTGATGACCGACATTCTCAAAGCCAAGCTCATGGAGAATGGAGTGACTGTCAACAATCACTTGTGCGAGCACTTTGAGCTATCACGCACGGAGTTATATCAAGTGGTCAGGGCAACCGGCATCAAAACCTTCGATGAGCTGATTTCCAAACACGGCAAGGGACTCGGTTGCGAGATTTGTAAGCCCGCTGCCGCCTCGATCCTCGCCTCGGTCTGGAACGAGCCGATCCTTAAACATGCTCCCTTGCAGGACAGTAACGACGTCTACCTCGCAAACATCCAGCAGGATGGCACCTACTCGGTGATTCCCCGTATCCCGGGTGGTGAAATCACACCGGACAAACTGATCGTGATCGGCCAGGTGGCCAAAAAATACAATCTCTACATGAAACTGACCGGTGGCCAGCGGATCGATTTACTCGGTGCGCGGGTGCATCAGTTGCCGGAAATCTGGAAAGAGCTGGTGGACGCGGGTTTCGAGTCCGGCCACGCCTACGGCAAGGCACTGCGCACGGTGAAGTCATGTGTCGGCTCGACCTGGTGCCGTTTCGGAGTGCAGGACAGCACCACCCTGGCCATTGATCTGGAGGAACGCTACCGCGGGATTCGCTCACCCCACAAACTCAAGTCCGCGGTGAGCGGTTGTGCACGCGAATGTGCCGAAGCCAGAAGCAAGGATTTCGGTATCATTGCCACGGAAAAAGGATGGAACCTCTACGTCTGTGGTAACGGTGGTATGAACCCGCGCCACGCCGACTTGTTTGCCACGGATATTGACCGGGAGACGCTGGTCAGATACATTGATCGATTCCTGATGTATTACATCAAGACAGCCGATCGCCTGGAGCGGACGTCGACCTGGATGACCAAGCTCGAAGGAGGTCTGAAGCACCTTCAGGATGTGGTGATCAATGACTCCCTGGGAATTGCCGACGAGCTTGAAGAGCAAATGCAGCACCTGATCGATACTTACGAGTGTGAATGGAAAAACGCCATCAACGATCCGGAAAAGCTGAAGCGCTTCCGCCACTTCGTGAACTCCGACGACGAGGATGACACCGTGGTTTTCAAACAAGAGAGAAACCAAATCAGGCCCGCCACCGACGAGGAGCGTGCCGCATGTAGCACGTGCACCTGTTCAGCCAGCTAATCTAACAACCAAAACAATCATGAGTAACTCCTGGAACAAAGTCGGGTCCATCTCAGACTTCCCTGCCGACCTCGGAAGCTGTGTCAAAGTAAACGAGCAGCAAATCGCCGTATTCCGCATCGCAGAAAACGGCAGCCCTGAGAAATGGTATGCGGTGCAGAATTTAAACCCATACAATCAGCGTATGGTCCTGTCCCGTGGCATTGTCGGATGCACCGGCGCCGGACACAAGGTGACATGCCCGCTGCATAAAACCCCGTTCTCCCTCAAGGACGGAAAACACCTCGGTGAGGGTGATGTCAGTGATCTGAAAACCTATCCGCTCAGGGTGGAAAACAACGAGGTCTTTCTGCAAGTCGACTGAACCGCACTGAAGCTGTTTTGACATGCGGCCACCCGGTGCTATGACTGATGCCGTGCACTTCCAGAATACCATGGCGATCAGCGTCGGTCAGTCGACCGAAGCAGGTGCCAAACCAGTCAATGAAGACTGCGTGGGAGTGCGCATACCTGAAGGCAGCCTGCTAGCCACCAAAGGCATTGCCGCAGTCATTGCCGATGGTGTCAGTGCAGCCAGCGCGGGCCTGGAAGCTGCGGAAATGTGCGTCCAGGGCTTTCTCGCCGATTACTACAGCACGCCAGAATCGTGGCAGGTAAAAACATCCGGTCATCGCATCGTCGGCGCTCTCAACTCATGGCTCACTAGCCAGAGCCGGAGCCAGTTTCGGGATGAACACAAAGGATACGTCTCCACCTTCACCGCCGTGGTTTTCAAGTCACGCAGCGCACACATTTTCCATGTTGGTGACACCCGCATAGCACGGCTCAGGCAAGGTGGCTTCGAACGCCTGACAACCGACCACTCAAGCCGCATTTCCGAAGATACCTGTTACCTAACCCGGGCCATGGGACTGGGGATGGAACTCAAGGTCGATTATCGAAAAGCTTCTCTCGAAGTGGGTGATGTCTACATCCTAACAACTGACGGCGTGCATGACTTTGTTCATGCCGATGAAATTACGAAAACCATCGTAGATAATTCTGACGATCTGGATACGGCAGCCGAAACCATCGTCGGTCGAGCATTGGCTAACGGGAGCGGCGACAACCTCAGCTGTGTCATCATCCGCGTGGACGCGCTCCCGGACGGCGACCAGGATGAAGTGCATCGGCGGCTCAAGGCACGCCCCTTCCCTCCCGACCTTGACCCGGGCATGACAATCGACGGATTGCGTATTGAAAGTGTTCTGAGTGCCAGCAAGAGCAGCCAGCTCTACCTGGTCAGGGACCAGGAAACCAAGCAGCAGATGGTGATGAAAACCCCCTCGGTCAATTTCCAGGATGACCCCGCTTATATCGAACGTTTCCTCATGGAGGAATGGATCGGTCGCCGTGTTGACCACCCCCATCTGGTCAAACTGATTCGAGGAAGCAAAACGCCAAAGTTTCTGTATTTCCTCATTGAGCACGTCAAAGGAGCCAGTCTCGGATCTTGGATTCAGAATCACGCCAAGCGTCCGGATACCCAGGAAGTGGTGCGAATCATCCGTGAAGTCACTGAAGGAGTCAGGGCCCTGCACCGGAAAGAGACCCTCCATCAGGATATCAAACCCGATAACATCATGCTCGATGAAAAGGGCCGCGTCAAACTGATCGATTATGGCTCATGCCAGGTGGCGTCCATCCGGGAAATAGAGGTCCCCTATGATCGTCAATCCGCTCTTGGCACGGTTGATTTCAGCGCCCCTGAATACAGGTTGCACATCAAGCCCACCACCAAGGCCGACCAGTTTTCCATCGCCATGCTCGCTTACCACATGCTGACGGGTGGCAAAGAGCCATACGGACCCAAGTGGGAAAAGGCATCGAGCCTCCGTGACTTTAGCGCGCTGACATACACCCCGAGTTTTAAACACCAGCCCATGGTCCCCTACTGGATGGATGGAGCATTAAAAAAAGCCCTCAGTCTGCGTCCGGAAAACCGCTACGACACCCTGTCCGAATTTGTCCACGACCTGGAACAGCCGAACCCCCGGTTCATCGAGACCCGCAACCTTCCTCTACTTGAACGAGACCCGGTTCGTTTCTGGAAATGGACATCACTGGTGCTGCTGGTCGCTCTGGTCGTCGCCCTGCTCTGGCGCTGATTCAACCCACTCTGGCACGCTGTATGCTAAACAGAGACGTAGTGCCCGTCTCCACGCCTAATTTGATCGATCAATTTCTCAGTCGCCAGCAGTCGCTGACCGCTGTGGAGAGGTTCAGCCAAAAACACGAGCGCGAAGAAGTCCCGGTCCAGGAAAAGTATTATCGCGACCTCATTCCGCTCGGACTTCCCGCCGAAGGTGAACAATTTTCCTTTGAAGTCGATCTCGATAAATGCACCGCGTGCAAGGCTTGTGTTGTCGCCTGCCATAGTCTGAACGGACTCGATGAAACCGAGTCGTGGCGCGATGTGGGTATGCTTACGGGTGGCACCACGGCCGCACCTGCACAGCAGACGGTCACCTCTGCTTGCCACCACTGTATTGATCCGGCATGCATGAACGGATGCCCGACCCTCGCCTACGAAAAAGATGTTGCAACGGGTATAGTGCGCCATCTGGACGACCAGTGTATCGGCTGCCAATACTGCATTCTCAAATGCCCCTACGATGTGCCCAAATACAACGAGGCACTCGGAATCGTTCGCAAGTGCGACATGTGTTACGACCGCTTAAAAGCAGGCGAAGCTCCCGCCTGTGTCCAGTCATGTCCGTCAGCAGCCATCTCCATTAAGGT of the Akkermansiaceae bacterium genome contains:
- a CDS encoding phosphoribosylanthranilate isomerase; its protein translation is MSFLDPAQTSLKICGVTIAKDAERLIELGVEALGVNFWSQSKRYINPEIAASFLKSSKGKIIRVGVFVNAFPDIPRQLLEDDLIDIAQFHGDESPEYCAPFADASLPFIKAIGVKNKNSLEKITDYRATAILLDTPAPGVYGGTGEKFDWTHAQTFITEHPETPILLAGGINPDNAADAIRQVHPAALDIASGAELSPGIKDFKKVQALLAATRLPIPDSCPP
- the crcB gene encoding fluoride efflux transporter CrcB, with amino-acid sequence MNLIYIFLGGGLGALSRFGLSSGIQSLAEHTRLHRFPIGIFACNLLGSFLIGCLFGYIASKGNEHPTWLHPLAVTGFLGAFTTFSTFALDTHKLFSASPALAMLNIIASVIGTLLAVWLGFKLCGQ
- a CDS encoding NarK family nitrate/nitrite MFS transporter, coding for MHSDKLNVFSVKDPSIRTLHFTWIAFFLTFLVWFNHAPLGAAIVETFDLSKAQWKALLLLNVALTIPARIIIGILVDKFGPRVTYTFLMVASGVLCAFFALAQSYEQLAMARFLMGFVGAGFVIGIRMVGEWFPAKKVGLAEGIYGGWGNFGSAAAAFSLPSLALIYGGENGWRYALLTTAAIIFVYGFIYSRSVRDTPKGSTYFKPKKTGGLEVSSKRDFVFLLLMTIPMYLALALLAWKLSPSGVNLLSQPTVYIIYGFLVVLYAFQTSQIHRVNKDMLKDGTPELFRYKFKQVAILDINYFVTFGSELAVVSMLPMFFMETFSLSPVVAGLMASGFAFMNLAARPAGGLISDKIGRRKSMLIFMLGLAAGYLLLSQISGTWPLAVAVIATMACSFFVQSGEGAVFAMVPLIQRRMTGQIAGMAGAYGNVGAVVFLTIFSFVDASTFFLIIAGSSTVSFIATLFLEEPHGHTAEVMEDGSVEFIEVA
- the nirB gene encoding nitrite reductase large subunit, encoding MVTSKIKERIVVIGNGMVGYKFCERLADKDTTKAFQIVTFCEEPRIAYDRVHLSDYFAGKSAEDLSMAALDWYQEREIEIHVGDKIVSINRAAKTVTSAKGLTVGYDKIVMATGSDAFVPPVPGVNKDGVFVYRTIEDLEAITAYAKQSKRCAVIGGGLLGLEAAKAAQDLGLKTEVVEFAPRLMARQVDAAGGAMLKALIEERNIGVNLSKNTTNIAGDDKVTAMEFADGTTLDVDMIIVSAGIKPRDELARDAGLAVGGRGGIQVDKQLLTTDPDIYAIGECALFNGMIYGLVAPGYQMADVVSDQVLGRSNTFEGADMSTKLKLLGTDVASFGQIETGEGDDSREIVINDPVGKHYKKLVISADGKKLLGGILVGDASAYGGLLQMYHNELVLPPEPVRLILPAGEDGGGAAMGPADIPSSAQICSCEAVTKGELCKAIDNGACTVGDLKACTKAGTGCGGCVPLMTDILKAKLMENGVTVNNHLCEHFELSRTELYQVVRATGIKTFDELISKHGKGLGCEICKPAAASILASVWNEPILKHAPLQDSNDVYLANIQQDGTYSVIPRIPGGEITPDKLIVIGQVAKKYNLYMKLTGGQRIDLLGARVHQLPEIWKELVDAGFESGHAYGKALRTVKSCVGSTWCRFGVQDSTTLAIDLEERYRGIRSPHKLKSAVSGCARECAEARSKDFGIIATEKGWNLYVCGNGGMNPRHADLFATDIDRETLVRYIDRFLMYYIKTADRLERTSTWMTKLEGGLKHLQDVVINDSLGIADELEEQMQHLIDTYECEWKNAINDPEKLKRFRHFVNSDDEDDTVVFKQERNQIRPATDEERAACSTCTCSAS
- the nirD gene encoding nitrite reductase small subunit NirD, giving the protein MSNSWNKVGSISDFPADLGSCVKVNEQQIAVFRIAENGSPEKWYAVQNLNPYNQRMVLSRGIVGCTGAGHKVTCPLHKTPFSLKDGKHLGEGDVSDLKTYPLRVENNEVFLQVD
- a CDS encoding bifunctional protein-serine/threonine kinase/phosphatase, with protein sequence MHFQNTMAISVGQSTEAGAKPVNEDCVGVRIPEGSLLATKGIAAVIADGVSAASAGLEAAEMCVQGFLADYYSTPESWQVKTSGHRIVGALNSWLTSQSRSQFRDEHKGYVSTFTAVVFKSRSAHIFHVGDTRIARLRQGGFERLTTDHSSRISEDTCYLTRAMGLGMELKVDYRKASLEVGDVYILTTDGVHDFVHADEITKTIVDNSDDLDTAAETIVGRALANGSGDNLSCVIIRVDALPDGDQDEVHRRLKARPFPPDLDPGMTIDGLRIESVLSASKSSQLYLVRDQETKQQMVMKTPSVNFQDDPAYIERFLMEEWIGRRVDHPHLVKLIRGSKTPKFLYFLIEHVKGASLGSWIQNHAKRPDTQEVVRIIREVTEGVRALHRKETLHQDIKPDNIMLDEKGRVKLIDYGSCQVASIREIEVPYDRQSALGTVDFSAPEYRLHIKPTTKADQFSIAMLAYHMLTGGKEPYGPKWEKASSLRDFSALTYTPSFKHQPMVPYWMDGALKKALSLRPENRYDTLSEFVHDLEQPNPRFIETRNLPLLERDPVRFWKWTSLVLLVALVVALLWR